A single genomic interval of Mangifera indica cultivar Alphonso chromosome 5, CATAS_Mindica_2.1, whole genome shotgun sequence harbors:
- the LOC123217768 gene encoding CRS2-associated factor 1, mitochondrial: MYLTRYSRQKPLELSRYLTRHLHSSSSSTTETTPSKLYGYYAFKPPPSLSPTPENPNKNFEKKAKPRYRPSSSLDSPKKKHSDLPFDFRYSYTESSPTVRPIGLREPKYSPFGPGQLDREWTGVCAPAVNTKVKSVDEGAEDPKLEEKKRITRERIQGLPLNNAERKVLVETCHRNRTKRQINLGRDGLTHNMLSDIHNHWRHSEAVRIKCLGVPTVDMKNVCYQLEDKTFGKIIYRHGGTLVLYRGRNYKPKKRPFIPLMLWRPHEPVYPRLIKTTIDGLSIEETKEMRKRGLAAPVLTKLAKNGYYGSLVPMIRDAFLESELVRIDCQGLEKSDYKKIGCKLRELVPCVLVTFEKEQIVVWRGHDYKPPENVGHYLTHRELFGISDDEPVSGVEGT; encoded by the exons ATGTATCTTACTCGTTACTCCCGCCAGAAACCACTTGAACTCTCACGCTATCTCACGCGCCACCTCCACTCCTCCTCCTCTTCCACCACCGAAACTACACCTTCTAAACTCTACGGTTACTATGCCTTCAAACCCCCGCCTTCCCTCTCTCCAACGCCCGAAAACCCTAACAAGAATTTCGAGAAAAAAGCCAAACCTCGGTACCGTCCGTCCTCTTCTCTCGATTCCCCAAAGAAAAAACACTCTGATTTGCCCTTCGATTTCCGATATAGTTACACTGAGAGCAGCCCGACGGTGAGGCCAATTGGGCTTCGGGAGCCCAAGTACTCGCCGTTTGGACCGGGTCAGTTGGACCGAGAATGGACTGGGGTTTGTGCCCCCGCTGTGAACACTAAAGTGAAATCGGTGGACGAGGGAGCGGAGGATCCCAAATTGGAGGAGAAAAAACGAATCACGAGAGAAAGAATTCAAGGACTGCCACTTAATAATGCTGAGAGGAAGGTTTTGGTGGAAACTTGCCATCGGAATCGAACCAAAAGACAAATAAATTTGG GGAGAGACGGGTTGACACACAATATGCTGAGCGATATACATAATCATTGGAGACATTCTGAAGCAGTTAGGATAAAGTGCCTTGGAGTCCCCACTGTTGACATGAAGAATGTGTGCTACCAGCTTGAG GATAAAACGTTTGGAAAAATCATTTATAGACATGGCGGTACACTTGTTCTATATCGAGGCAGGAACTATAAACCCAAGAAAAGGCCTTTTATTCCATTAATGTTGTGGAGACCTCACGAACCAGTATATCCCAGGCTTATCAAAACTACGATTGATGGTCTAAGCATTGAGGAAACAAAGGAAATGAGAAAGAGGGGATTGGCTGCTCCTGTGTTAACAAAACTTG CGAAAAATGGTTACTATGGCAGTTTGGTACCCATGATAAGAGATGCTTTTCTTGAAAGTGAATTGGTACGAATAGATTGTCAAGGTCTTGAGAAAAGTGATTACAAGAAAATAGGCTGCAAACTTCGG GAACTTGTTCCTTGTGTTCTGGTGACATTTGAGAAGGAGCAGATTGTGGTGTGGAGGGGGCATGACTATAAACCACCTGAAAATGTGGGACACTACCTCACGCATCGTGAATTATTTGGTATTTCAGATGATGAGCCAGTTTCTGGCGTAGAGGGAACCTGA